The following coding sequences lie in one Sporomusaceae bacterium FL31 genomic window:
- a CDS encoding ATPase translates to MKTSWFNKPQEQTLQELQSNLSAGLSTEKATELLQIHGYNELKEKERESLFSKFIGQFKDFLVLILIAASIISAFLGEAVDSIAILIIVLLNAVLGIVQETKAEKALAALKQMSAPNSKVLRNGTLISIPARELVPGDVVLVEAGDRIPADLRILETFSLKVEEASLTGESVPVEKTASPIEGDVPLADRYNMAFMSTLVTYGRAKGIVVETGMQTEIGKIANMLQTGEKEVTPLQRKLADFSKTLGFACLAVCTLVFFLGIYNALRAGNLTAQELQLMLMTAISLAVAAIPEGLPAVVTIVLALGMQRMARKNSIIRKLHAVETLGSITVICSDKTGTLTQNQMTVTKAYVNGKMYELSGEGYDPQGEIRLNNIRAEIISDQDLRMLLQGIILCNDAKLMLNPNTKNWGIVGDPTEGALLTAAAKAGLTLDMVTSEFPRIKELPFDSGRKMMTTIHQADQSYLAFTKGAPDILISRCTGIMTADQIQPLDADEIAKFQKINHDLAAQALRVLAVACRRFPEIPNETSPDQVEDDLILIGLVGMIDPPRSEAREAVRICTTAGIRPIMITGDHQDTAQAIALDLGIISSKEQSMTGKQIDNLTQSELSQAVQTISVFARVSPENKVAIVEALKANNHIVAMTGDGINDAPALKKADIGVAMGITGTDVTKETADMVVTDDNFATIVAAVEEGRTIFANIRKFIAFLLSCNLSEVLVIFIAMLLGWPIPLLPIQLLWVNLVTDAFPALALGMERKEDDIMKTPPRNPSEPIINRPALTMIILQSLAITASVLAAFGYGYFAYGENLTTARTFAFITLINSQLLCAYSARSTNYSVFKTGLFCNKYMNMAVALSFVLMLIAVGPFQAIFKTQTLVLNDWLVIALLSPVAFLLAELMKIISFKQK, encoded by the coding sequence TTGAAAACCAGCTGGTTCAATAAACCTCAAGAACAGACACTCCAGGAACTTCAATCCAATCTGTCTGCCGGCCTCTCAACTGAGAAGGCCACTGAGCTCCTTCAAATACATGGCTACAATGAATTAAAAGAAAAAGAGCGCGAAAGCCTCTTTAGTAAATTTATAGGGCAATTTAAAGATTTCCTGGTACTAATCCTAATTGCTGCCAGTATCATATCGGCATTTCTGGGAGAAGCCGTTGATTCAATTGCGATCTTAATCATTGTACTCCTGAATGCCGTACTGGGGATCGTGCAAGAAACAAAAGCAGAAAAAGCACTGGCTGCCTTAAAGCAAATGAGTGCCCCAAACAGTAAAGTGCTTCGCAATGGAACCTTGATCAGTATTCCCGCCCGGGAACTGGTGCCTGGTGATGTCGTACTTGTTGAAGCAGGTGACCGAATTCCTGCCGATCTTAGAATTCTCGAGACCTTTAGTTTAAAAGTCGAAGAAGCTTCACTAACCGGTGAATCAGTACCTGTGGAAAAAACAGCCTCACCGATTGAAGGCGATGTACCGTTAGCGGATAGATACAATATGGCCTTTATGAGCACTTTGGTCACCTATGGCCGTGCTAAAGGTATTGTGGTTGAGACCGGCATGCAAACCGAAATCGGCAAAATTGCCAACATGCTGCAAACTGGTGAAAAGGAAGTAACCCCGCTGCAGAGAAAATTAGCCGATTTCAGCAAAACATTAGGCTTTGCCTGCCTGGCTGTCTGTACGTTAGTTTTCTTCCTTGGCATTTACAATGCTCTACGCGCTGGTAACTTAACAGCTCAAGAACTGCAGCTCATGCTAATGACAGCAATCAGCCTTGCAGTAGCAGCAATCCCCGAAGGCCTTCCAGCAGTTGTTACCATTGTACTGGCCCTTGGAATGCAGCGGATGGCCCGCAAAAACAGCATTATCCGAAAGCTTCATGCCGTAGAGACCTTAGGAAGTATAACGGTAATCTGCTCCGACAAAACCGGCACTCTGACGCAGAATCAAATGACAGTAACCAAAGCTTACGTGAATGGTAAAATGTATGAGTTAAGTGGTGAAGGCTATGACCCTCAAGGCGAAATTCGTCTTAACAATATCCGGGCTGAAATTATCTCCGACCAGGACTTAAGGATGCTGCTGCAAGGAATAATCCTGTGCAATGACGCCAAGCTTATGCTGAACCCGAATACAAAAAACTGGGGAATTGTCGGTGATCCAACAGAAGGCGCTTTATTAACCGCAGCGGCTAAAGCTGGCCTTACCCTAGATATGGTTACCAGCGAATTTCCACGCATAAAGGAATTACCCTTTGACTCAGGCCGTAAAATGATGACAACCATTCATCAGGCAGATCAATCCTACTTAGCCTTCACGAAAGGCGCACCAGATATATTAATCAGCCGTTGTACAGGAATCATGACTGCCGATCAGATTCAGCCTCTCGATGCTGATGAAATTGCAAAGTTCCAAAAAATCAATCATGACTTGGCTGCTCAAGCCTTGCGGGTTTTGGCAGTAGCCTGCCGCCGCTTTCCAGAGATACCGAACGAAACCAGTCCTGATCAAGTTGAAGATGACCTAATATTAATCGGTCTGGTTGGCATGATTGATCCGCCCCGCAGCGAAGCCCGTGAAGCAGTAAGAATTTGTACCACAGCCGGAATCCGCCCCATCATGATTACCGGGGATCATCAAGACACGGCACAGGCTATTGCTTTAGACCTTGGGATTATTAGCAGCAAAGAACAATCCATGACAGGCAAACAAATCGATAATCTGACGCAAAGCGAACTGAGCCAGGCTGTCCAAACCATTAGCGTCTTCGCTCGAGTATCGCCAGAGAATAAAGTAGCCATTGTGGAAGCCTTAAAGGCCAACAATCATATTGTTGCCATGACTGGTGATGGAATTAATGATGCACCTGCCTTAAAGAAAGCTGATATTGGTGTCGCTATGGGTATCACAGGCACTGACGTTACCAAGGAAACAGCTGATATGGTTGTCACTGACGATAATTTTGCCACAATTGTTGCCGCTGTTGAGGAAGGCCGTACTATATTCGCTAATATCCGCAAATTTATTGCCTTCTTATTGTCTTGCAATTTATCAGAGGTATTAGTAATTTTTATTGCGATGCTGTTGGGTTGGCCAATTCCACTGCTCCCCATCCAGCTGCTCTGGGTTAATCTAGTCACCGATGCCTTCCCGGCTCTCGCACTTGGCATGGAGCGAAAAGAAGATGATATCATGAAAACCCCGCCCCGTAATCCCAGTGAGCCGATTATTAACAGACCGGCCTTAACCATGATTATCCTGCAAAGTTTGGCCATCACCGCATCTGTACTAGCTGCCTTCGGCTACGGATACTTTGCCTATGGAGAAAATCTAACGACAGCCCGTACCTTTGCGTTTATTACCCTGATCAATAGCCAACTCCTCTGCGCCTATTCTGCACGCTCCACAAACTACTCAGTATTTAAAACCGGATTATTCTGCAATAAGTATATGAATATGGCAGTAGCCCTATCATTCGTCCTCATGCTGATCGCCGTTGGACCATTCCAGGCTATCTTCAAAACCCAAACATTAGTACTCAACGATTGGCTAGTCATTGCCCTATTATCACCAGTGGCCTTCTTACTAGCAGAGCTAATGAAAATAATTTCATTTAAACAAAAGTAA